Proteins found in one Mycoplasmopsis citelli genomic segment:
- a CDS encoding Mbov_0401 family ICE element transposase-like protein, with protein sequence MNENAQRLIKEHLESLFFEQEQAFAHSQARKDLGWNIRQIRCRKIKSKQGVFNFKRYLFIDKQNQYHFYDNNPIWTIPKHKNIDLSIIENVVALKKEGMSNRAIKEIAYQNMICAKTITNILKSQTQQQKINFKQPTDSGRILYLEVDDTFLDLRNSSNTINKNRVRVIVAHKGKNSNNEIVHKTVIVELALTKSGSGIDDAYIETIRSKIEEIYGNDFDQIIIYGDGASFIKTLAKALNAKYILDWFHIIHKLFSLCGFGKYKTENKKIFLDYLLTYEVSLFKTIKLLLLQGKWELALQILVYEFKNKWDKISKIKKKLLQDFIKYIKNNKDFIKDFEQEYHIGSHTEAFISHHIKKYGKKKFAVFGVDTFKTILLFNTKSNENLIFI encoded by the coding sequence ATGAATGAAAATGCCCAGAGATTAATTAAAGAGCATTTGGAAAGTTTGTTTTTTGAACAAGAGCAAGCTTTTGCTCATTCCCAAGCCCGTAAAGATTTAGGATGAAACATTCGTCAAATTCGTTGTCGAAAAATTAAATCAAAACAAGGGGTATTTAATTTTAAAAGATATTTATTTATCGATAAGCAAAACCAATATCATTTTTATGATAATAATCCTATTTGAACTATTCCAAAACACAAAAATATTGACCTTTCAATTATTGAAAATGTTGTTGCCTTAAAAAAGGAAGGGATGTCTAATCGAGCTATTAAAGAAATTGCATATCAAAATATGATTTGTGCTAAGACAATTACTAATATTTTAAAATCCCAAACCCAACAACAAAAGATCAACTTCAAACAACCAACTGATAGCGGAAGAATTTTGTATTTGGAAGTAGATGATACGTTTTTAGATTTACGCAATAGTTCAAATACAATAAACAAAAATCGTGTTCGAGTAATAGTAGCTCATAAAGGTAAAAATTCAAATAATGAAATTGTTCACAAAACTGTTATTGTAGAATTGGCTTTAACTAAAAGTGGTAGCGGAATTGATGATGCTTATATTGAAACTATAAGAAGTAAAATTGAAGAAATATATGGGAATGATTTTGATCAAATTATTATTTATGGTGATGGCGCCTCTTTTATTAAGACACTTGCTAAAGCTTTAAACGCTAAGTACATTTTGGATTGATTTCACATTATTCATAAACTCTTTTCTCTTTGTGGTTTTGGAAAATATAAAACTGAAAACAAGAAAATTTTTCTAGATTATTTGCTTACTTATGAAGTAAGCTTATTTAAAACTATTAAGTTATTGCTCTTACAAGGAAAGTGAGAGTTGGCACTTCAAATTCTTGTATATGAATTTAAAAATAAATGAGACAAAATCTCTAAAATCAAAAAGAAACTTTTACAAGATTTCATAAAATATATTAAAAATAATAAAGACTTTATTAAGGACTTTGAACAAGAATATCATATCGGTTCACATACAGAGGCGTTTATATCACACCACATAAAAAAATATGGCAAGAAAAAGTTCGCAGTTTTTGGGGTTGATACTTTTAAAACAATTCTCCTTTTTAACACCAAAAGCAATGAAAATTTAATTTTTATTTAA
- a CDS encoding coiled-coil domain-containing protein, translating into MKPKTKKILLSSSLGVSVLATGVGIGYLFSSLNYENKISKLKQTISQLNAKLNSLKAQNQNDKTKITTLQAKQQNLETMIKDLQDSKISNSDFSESLNALSQELKSGKTVVEVIKNVGYKDLKTPIMDFKNDLKTKIDLLSTTLKRALESNKNLTNETKDAIKNSLLKAQKFLDNINENNFDDLPKTTVAFNNLSKAQKIYLAQLSTAIDLMNEQIAIHQSEVSSLEKQISLRDQKIKLLSEKLADNLSFYLQLLEEFKTTLNDFDNLKLQSLNTTKVNDLKAKIQITLELIATKKIVFEELLNKMNSSLKQAQADSDYSNVFSYDVDTVQNSFEEVIRNFEQIRLDTISLLMGENNAKTLQILAQQKQIESLTTQSENLQVQVDALTKDKTSLEATIAEIKKDLITNLGSMLDSQISSLTGIETTIRSSTVSEAITLADRLKTQIDALRDIKTKYSADNYTETFSPVVKKALDSAQAVIDEYKSNVLDVLKAQYEQTKASLNKTQSELEITKTELDSKQKELASTQNTLQEVQAQLAQNKKTLETTNELLTKAQTQLNSLNDEIDNNKAQAKISYNAVKEVYDNLKAKATTLLGVAQSGVDLTTLQNQLAQSIPNFDENATLDQMQASIKALIDFSTSLNNAYGDVLQKDYDSQAQKQTQIITSLQASKEQIQRELNSLNSELANNKTQAKSSYEAVKTVYDTLKSKAQNFLSQLDSSVNSDKLTQELAKPIITFDENATLEEQQASIKALIESSTRLNDLYRNTLQQDYDAKAQKQTQTITTLQSSKQQFERELNSLNEKSSQFKSALLINLNKAISDYNAKLNSAKTLVANAKKLSINTEVLENLTQATVLPTNADTPNDQIKLLKQYDERINNLNKESLNIQDLMINKNKENSNKQIENINNQLNQSNQQVSSLRNQLNDVKSRLSAKTEETIQQENQITQLNSELQTQLNQVKELSSKLLNSKTYQRLNNSLFVLSESYKRRISKAQQEYKINHPNQNMSLTDKIDVFVSKENIDYSKSIFDLTPTENQSSLITSPNTQNTLVVKYVDFNDSTTINGKQDYKIKEQIIQYNPNQGVISFLISSNQSKRELFVVSSDSKNHLTYKHYLGIKDINFSNPQGENTQIDFNYSVQILDVKVVVKNQQYVSKIQGRPWELQTLTPLETNNIPNLFNPLIDPNTFLDDSILEEKLSKLPPEKQKPAMDELELLYPNSNIHSPKYARFWNKTKKRWDDANPWPSEKNN; encoded by the coding sequence ATGAAACCTAAAACTAAAAAAATATTACTTTCATCTTCACTTGGAGTTAGTGTTTTAGCTACAGGAGTAGGAATAGGATATTTATTCTCGTCGCTAAATTATGAAAATAAAATTTCCAAACTTAAACAAACAATTTCTCAACTTAATGCTAAACTCAATTCATTAAAAGCTCAAAATCAAAATGACAAAACTAAAATTACTACTTTACAAGCAAAACAACAAAATTTAGAAACAATGATTAAAGACCTACAAGATTCCAAAATTTCAAATAGTGATTTTTCTGAATCCTTAAATGCTCTTTCACAAGAATTAAAAAGCGGAAAAACTGTTGTTGAAGTTATTAAAAACGTTGGATATAAAGACCTTAAAACTCCAATTATGGATTTTAAAAATGATTTAAAAACAAAAATAGATTTATTATCCACAACTTTAAAACGGGCTTTAGAAAGTAATAAAAATCTTACAAACGAAACAAAAGATGCAATTAAAAATTCCCTTTTAAAAGCTCAAAAGTTTCTTGATAATATCAACGAAAATAATTTTGATGATTTACCTAAGACCACAGTAGCTTTTAATAATTTATCTAAAGCTCAGAAAATCTATTTAGCACAATTATCTACTGCCATTGACTTAATGAATGAGCAAATAGCTATTCATCAAAGTGAAGTGAGTTCTTTAGAAAAACAAATTTCTCTAAGAGACCAAAAAATCAAATTACTTTCTGAAAAGCTTGCTGATAATTTAAGTTTTTACTTACAATTATTAGAAGAATTTAAAACTACCTTAAATGATTTTGATAATTTAAAACTGCAAAGCCTTAATACTACTAAAGTTAATGACCTTAAAGCCAAAATACAAATAACTTTAGAGCTTATAGCTACTAAAAAAATAGTCTTTGAAGAATTGCTTAATAAAATGAATTCATCTTTAAAACAAGCTCAAGCAGATAGTGATTATTCAAATGTCTTTAGTTATGATGTGGACACTGTCCAAAACTCTTTTGAAGAAGTAATTAGAAATTTTGAACAAATTCGTCTTGATACTATTTCATTGTTGATGGGAGAAAATAATGCTAAAACTCTTCAAATTCTAGCTCAACAAAAGCAAATTGAATCTTTAACTACTCAAAGTGAAAATCTCCAAGTTCAAGTTGATGCTTTAACTAAAGATAAAACTTCTTTAGAAGCTACTATTGCTGAAATTAAAAAGGATTTAATCACCAACTTAGGTTCAATGCTTGATAGTCAAATTTCATCCCTTACCGGAATTGAAACCACTATTAGATCTTCAACTGTAAGTGAGGCGATTACTTTAGCTGATAGACTTAAAACTCAAATTGACGCTCTTAGAGACATCAAAACCAAATACAGTGCTGATAATTACACCGAAACCTTTTCTCCTGTTGTGAAAAAAGCACTTGATTCAGCTCAAGCAGTTATCGATGAGTACAAAAGCAATGTTTTAGATGTTTTAAAAGCTCAGTATGAACAAACAAAAGCAAGTTTAAACAAAACTCAAAGTGAACTTGAAATAACTAAAACTGAGCTTGATAGTAAGCAAAAAGAATTAGCATCAACTCAAAACACTTTACAAGAAGTTCAAGCTCAATTAGCTCAAAACAAAAAAACGTTAGAAACTACTAACGAATTGTTAACTAAAGCTCAAACTCAACTTAACTCTTTAAATGATGAAATTGATAATAATAAAGCTCAAGCCAAAATCTCCTACAATGCTGTTAAAGAAGTATATGATAATCTTAAAGCCAAAGCAACTACTTTACTTGGAGTAGCTCAAAGCGGAGTGGATTTAACAACCTTACAAAATCAACTTGCTCAAAGCATTCCAAATTTTGATGAAAACGCTACTTTAGACCAAATGCAAGCAAGCATTAAAGCCTTAATTGATTTTTCAACATCGCTTAATAATGCTTATGGTGATGTTTTACAAAAAGATTACGATTCTCAAGCTCAAAAACAAACTCAAATAATCACATCATTGCAAGCATCAAAAGAACAAATCCAAAGAGAATTAAATTCTTTAAATTCTGAACTGGCTAATAACAAAACTCAAGCCAAAAGTTCTTATGAGGCTGTTAAAACAGTCTATGATACTCTTAAAAGCAAAGCACAAAACTTTCTTAGTCAATTAGATTCAAGTGTTAATAGTGATAAGTTAACCCAAGAATTAGCAAAACCAATTATAACTTTTGATGAAAACGCTACCTTAGAAGAACAACAAGCAAGCATTAAAGCTCTAATTGAATCTTCTACAAGACTTAATGATCTTTACAGAAATACCTTACAACAAGATTATGATGCTAAAGCTCAAAAACAAACTCAAACCATCACAACATTACAATCATCAAAACAGCAATTTGAAAGAGAATTAAATTCTTTAAATGAAAAATCTTCGCAATTTAAAAGTGCTTTATTAATAAATCTTAACAAAGCAATTTCTGATTATAATGCTAAATTAAATTCAGCTAAAACACTTGTTGCTAATGCTAAGAAACTTTCAATAAACACTGAAGTTTTAGAAAATTTAACACAAGCAACTGTTTTACCAACAAATGCCGATACTCCAAATGATCAAATTAAATTATTAAAGCAATATGATGAAAGAATTAATAATCTAAATAAAGAATCATTAAATATTCAAGATTTAATGATTAATAAAAATAAAGAAAATTCAAACAAGCAAATTGAAAATATAAATAACCAATTAAATCAATCAAATCAACAAGTTTCTTCTCTTAGAAATCAATTAAACGATGTTAAATCAAGACTTTCAGCTAAAACCGAAGAAACTATCCAACAAGAAAATCAAATTACCCAACTAAACTCTGAACTACAAACCCAACTTAATCAAGTTAAGGAATTAAGCAGTAAGTTGCTTAATTCTAAAACCTACCAGAGACTAAACAATTCTTTATTTGTTTTATCTGAATCATATAAGCGTCGAATTTCTAAAGCCCAACAAGAATATAAAATCAATCACCCTAATCAAAATATGTCTTTAACTGATAAAATTGACGTTTTTGTTTCAAAAGAAAATATCGATTATTCAAAAAGTATTTTTGATTTAACACCAACAGAAAATCAATCTTCTTTAATCACATCTCCAAATACTCAAAACACTCTAGTAGTTAAATATGTTGATTTTAATGATTCTACAACTATAAATGGTAAACAAGATTATAAAATCAAAGAACAAATAATTCAGTATAACCCAAATCAAGGTGTAATTTCTTTCTTAATCTCTTCAAATCAATCAAAGAGAGAGCTTTTTGTAGTTTCAAGTGATTCTAAAAATCACTTAACATATAAACACTATTTGGGTATCAAAGATATTAATTTCTCAAACCCCCAAGGAGAAAATACTCAAATTGACTTTAATTATAGTGTTCAAATTCTTGATGTTAAAGTAGTAGTTAAAAACCAACAATATGTTTCTAAAATTCAAGGTAGACCTTGAGAACTTCAAACTCTTACTCCTTTAGAAACAAATAATATTCCAAATCTTTTTAACCCGCTTATTGATCCTAATACTTTTTTAGATGATTCTATTTTAGAAGAAAAACTTTCTAAACTACCACCAGAAAAACAAAAACCAGCAATGGATGAACTGGAATTGCTTTATCCTAATTCTAATATTCATAGTCCCAAATATGCAAGATTTTGAAACAAAACCAAAAAAAGATGAGATGACGCAAACCCTTGACCTTCAGAAAAAAACAATTAA